In Spirochaetales bacterium, the sequence CCGCACCGCCATCTCTTATCAACCCCCCTTGGGACTCGCCTACATTGCGGCCTATCTGCTTTCCAAAAACATAGACGATGTGGCGATTATCGATATGACCTTTCAGGACATCGATGAAGCGTTGTCGACGCTTGACGAGCCGGTTGTATTCGGCATGTATCTGATGACCCCTTACCTGAAACGGGCGGGGCGTGTCATGGGAAAAATAAAAAGCGCATTTCCCGATATACCGATTGTGGCCGGCGGACCGCATTCGTCGGTCACTCCTGAGGATGTCCTCGAACGGTTTCCCGTTGCCGCATGTGTCCGAGGAGAAGGTGAGGTGACGTTCCACGAGATCGTCGCCGCTTTGCATAATAATGAAGGACGATCTCCTTCCGGCGCGTTTTCCGGCATTCGAGGCGTTACTTATCGCGATCATCACACGAATACGATAATCCATAATCCGGACCGGCCGCCGGTTTCCGATCTCGATACGCTTCCTTTTCCGGCCCGCGATCTGCTGCCCATGCGTTACTATCTCAAAGGGGGAACCCAGAAAACATTTTCATATCGTAATATACGGGCGACGACGATAATAACCTCGCGGGGATGCCCCCATGACTGTTCGTTTTGCCAGCCGACACTCAGGACCATTTTCGGAAAACGGGTGCGCTTCCGTTCGATCGCGAACGTTATGGAAGAGATCGGCTGTTGCGTCGAAAAATATTCACTCGGCGGTCTTTTCATAC encodes:
- a CDS encoding radical SAM protein, which translates into the protein MGLAYIAAYLLSKNIDDVAIIDMTFQDIDEALSTLDEPVVFGMYLMTPYLKRAGRVMGKIKSAFPDIPIVAGGPHSSVTPEDVLERFPVAACVRGEGEVTFHEIVAALHNNEGRSPSGAFSGIRGVTYRDHHTNTIIHNPDRPPVSDLDTLPFPARDLLPMRYYLKGGTQKTFSYRNIRATTIITSRGCPHDCSFCQPTLRTIFGKRVRFRSIANVMEEIGCCVEKYSLGGLFILDDTFTCRKQFVLDFCVSLKEKGITVKIAINSRVDSVDGEMLESLKQAGVVTVMYGIESGNREILDDINKGITPEQIERAVRLTKEKGIGVYGYFMIGSPLESTSTLRETFRLARRLPFDEVQFSMAAPYRGSGLHEKAKTMNLIVDERSMESDGYFSAASMRTLHLSSGEVKRYHTLLNLYSRYKSLKNLLLRHPGAVPSLVANRIIKG